One Gimesia aquarii DNA segment encodes these proteins:
- a CDS encoding CBS domain-containing protein, which yields MNELKSSPHAKDFMTSHVEVVTPEMPLTQVVRFLLKHHVSNAPVVEMRNEKKYLVGFVSEKDCLSALSKEIYFGNPSPPQSAKTIMTSHPICIAPDTELFAIVSIFTSHHLRHLPVVQEGELLGIVSRCDILEAMEKYYSQLVHKSDHERELRDTSQIMNLRFTIDRS from the coding sequence ATGAATGAACTAAAATCATCACCACATGCCAAGGATTTTATGACGAGTCATGTTGAAGTTGTCACTCCGGAGATGCCGCTTACTCAAGTGGTTCGATTTTTACTCAAACACCATGTTTCAAATGCACCTGTAGTAGAAATGCGTAACGAAAAAAAATATTTAGTGGGTTTCGTCTCCGAAAAAGACTGTTTGTCTGCACTTTCCAAAGAAATCTATTTTGGAAATCCCAGCCCTCCACAGTCTGCCAAAACTATTATGACGTCACATCCCATCTGTATTGCTCCCGATACAGAACTCTTTGCGATTGTTTCTATTTTTACAAGTCATCATCTGCGCCATTTACCAGTTGTGCAGGAAGGGGAGCTGCTCGGCATCGTCAGTCGATGTGATATTCTGGAAGCAATGGAAAAGTATTACTCGCAACTAGTTCACAAGAGTGACCATGAACGAGAGTTACGTGATACTTCGCAGATCATGAACCTTAGGTTTACAATTGATCGGAGTTGA
- the hypE gene encoding hydrogenase expression/formation protein HypE — MSSNNNPASWQLNCPVSIPANAEYVTLAHGEGGRLSRKLIQEHILASLNNEYLIALNDAAQLPKIEGPLALTTDSFVVSPLFFPGGDIGSLAIFGTVNDLAVSGAKPLWLTLSLILEEGFPLAILDRILESIARAARETCIKIVAGDTKVVPRGVADGLFINTAGVGELITPIPPGPATLQVDDELIISGPIGRHGIAVLATREELGLEPLPLSDCGSLLQSVELLRSGIGNQVRCLRDATRGGVAAVLHEWAEASELTLSIEERNVPVSPEVRGVCELLGLDPLHMANEGTMVIAVKPGAGTAAVEILKSIPETATAQQIGIVKSRGIVPVTIRRTLDSEQPLDDPLGSPLPRIC; from the coding sequence ATGTCAAGTAATAACAATCCTGCCTCCTGGCAGTTGAACTGTCCCGTTTCTATACCAGCGAACGCTGAATATGTGACTTTGGCTCATGGTGAAGGAGGACGGCTCTCACGAAAACTGATTCAAGAGCATATTTTAGCTTCTCTGAATAATGAATATCTCATCGCCCTCAATGATGCGGCTCAGCTCCCCAAAATCGAAGGACCATTGGCGTTAACGACAGACAGTTTTGTCGTCTCACCTCTATTTTTTCCAGGAGGTGATATCGGCTCACTGGCGATTTTCGGAACAGTCAATGATCTGGCTGTCAGTGGCGCGAAACCTCTCTGGCTGACACTTTCCTTGATCCTGGAAGAGGGATTTCCGCTCGCGATCCTAGATCGTATTCTGGAAAGTATTGCTCGGGCTGCACGGGAAACGTGCATCAAGATTGTTGCCGGTGATACGAAGGTCGTTCCCCGCGGCGTCGCAGACGGACTATTTATTAATACGGCCGGGGTGGGAGAACTCATCACACCAATCCCACCCGGTCCGGCGACTTTACAGGTAGATGACGAATTAATCATCAGCGGTCCCATTGGTCGACATGGAATTGCGGTATTGGCAACACGCGAAGAACTCGGGTTGGAACCGCTGCCTCTCAGTGATTGCGGTTCATTACTACAGTCTGTTGAACTCTTACGAAGTGGAATCGGTAATCAAGTACGTTGTCTGCGCGATGCAACCAGAGGTGGAGTCGCCGCAGTTCTACATGAATGGGCGGAAGCCAGCGAATTGACTCTGAGTATCGAAGAACGCAATGTTCCCGTTTCACCGGAAGTTCGGGGAGTCTGTGAATTGCTGGGGCTTGACCCACTCCATATGGCTAATGAAGGAACCATGGTCATCGCCGTCAAACCAGGGGCAGGCACAGCTGCCGTTGAAATACTAAAATCAATTCCAGAAACCGCTACGGCACAACAGATTGGTATTGTGAAATCCCGAGGTATCGTCCCAGTCACAATTCGTCGCACGCTGGATTCGGAACAACCCTTGGATGATCCATTGGGAAGCCCACTCCCAAGGATCTGTTAA
- the hypD gene encoding hydrogenase formation protein HypD, translating into MKYLDEYRDPKTAQLLLDEIRRITTRHWTLMEVCGGQTHSLLRHGIAVELEGTVELIHGPGCPVCVTDQAAIDFACQLAQREEIVLASFGDMLRVPGSHGSLLDAQATGAHIQIVYSPSDAVELARKQPETQFVFFAVGFETTAPATALAIKQAARYRLENFSMIVSHVRVQPAMESLVQAPENRVQAFLAAGHVCTVMGYESYESFVNRYQLPVVVTGFEPLDLLDGILACVKQLEANEAMLENRYARTVQAAGNRSAQDLVQEIYQVCDRAWRGFGTIPKGGLELRPEWQQFDALLRFNKPAIPVFKRDECQSFEVMTGQIKPPECPHFGTRCTPESPLGAPMVSSEGACAAYYRYGVTTTP; encoded by the coding sequence ATGAAATATCTTGACGAATACCGCGATCCCAAAACAGCGCAATTATTGTTAGATGAAATTCGCAGAATCACAACTCGTCATTGGACTTTGATGGAAGTCTGCGGCGGTCAGACACATAGTCTGCTCAGGCACGGTATTGCTGTAGAGCTGGAAGGAACCGTGGAACTGATTCATGGACCGGGTTGTCCCGTCTGTGTGACAGATCAGGCAGCCATCGATTTTGCCTGTCAACTGGCACAGCGTGAGGAGATCGTTCTGGCCAGTTTTGGTGACATGTTGCGTGTGCCTGGTAGTCATGGATCACTACTGGATGCTCAGGCGACGGGAGCTCATATCCAAATTGTCTATTCTCCCTCGGATGCGGTGGAATTGGCACGGAAGCAGCCTGAAACACAGTTTGTGTTCTTTGCCGTGGGATTTGAAACAACAGCGCCTGCCACCGCTCTGGCAATCAAACAGGCGGCCCGTTATCGATTAGAGAATTTTAGTATGATTGTTTCACATGTGCGCGTGCAACCTGCGATGGAATCACTGGTGCAAGCACCTGAAAATCGCGTACAAGCATTTCTGGCAGCAGGACATGTCTGTACCGTCATGGGATATGAATCATATGAATCATTTGTGAATCGATACCAACTGCCTGTCGTGGTAACTGGTTTCGAACCACTGGATTTACTGGATGGAATTCTGGCTTGTGTCAAACAACTTGAAGCAAACGAGGCAATGCTTGAGAATCGCTATGCGCGTACGGTTCAAGCAGCTGGAAATCGGTCAGCGCAAGATCTGGTGCAGGAAATCTATCAAGTTTGTGATCGGGCATGGCGCGGTTTTGGTACCATACCTAAAGGAGGTTTAGAACTGCGTCCCGAGTGGCAACAGTTTGATGCTCTATTGCGATTTAATAAACCAGCAATACCCGTCTTCAAACGGGATGAGTGCCAGAGTTTCGAAGTCATGACGGGCCAAATCAAGCCCCCCGAGTGTCCTCATTTTGGAACGCGCTGTACGCCTGAGTCACCTTTGGGAGCCCCTATGGTCTCGTCTGAAGGAGCGTGTGCCGCCTATTACCGTTATGGTGTCACAACTACTCCCTAA
- a CDS encoding HypC/HybG/HupF family hydrogenase formation chaperone, translating to MCLGIPGKVVRWIEREGAFAQAEVEFEGIRRLVHMACVTEAELGDYVVVHAGIAISRINPIEAERIFETLSQWGEDEGWHTGLSQDTEASP from the coding sequence ATGTGCTTAGGAATTCCCGGTAAGGTCGTTCGCTGGATTGAACGAGAGGGGGCGTTTGCACAAGCGGAAGTGGAATTTGAAGGAATTCGACGACTTGTCCATATGGCATGTGTCACTGAAGCGGAACTGGGGGATTATGTTGTTGTGCATGCCGGAATTGCCATCAGCCGCATCAATCCGATTGAGGCTGAGCGTATCTTTGAAACACTTTCCCAATGGGGTGAAGACGAAGGCTGGCACACGGGATTGTCGCAAGATACAGAGGCATCACCATGA
- the hypF gene encoding carbamoyltransferase HypF → MNQQVIANQQKSKVAVQLTLTGHVQGVGLRPTIARWAQKLNLAGQICNTTQGVKLIVEGPADIVQRFENELDTHLPSGAYLEKSARANLKPSALIKFEIIESETEGPLSTQVPPDIAVCEECLSEITKPEDRRFHYPITSCTNCGPRYSIIKSMPYERTQTSMSEFALCQCCETEYQSPDDRRFHAQTNACPECGPHIWCTDAKGRQIACQNEAVKAAATALKQGQIVAMRGLGGYQFLIDATSERAVKKLRQRKHRYGKPLAVMVSSIAEAKTLVYLNEAERSALTSPAAPIVLVQSRCISNLASSINPGLNTLGVMLPTTPLHWLLLQQCSFPLVVTSANREGEPLAYQRENISTELKSIADLWLEHDRPITRPIDDSVVRCIAGRSVAIRIARGLAPLPLELKSSVSQIALGGHQKTAFALCNGRQSMLGPHIGDLDSLASCERYQEQLQSLKQLYGVSQSSLVCDTHSNYFTSQWAARESVPLETVQHHHAHIVAGMLEQGWLDRQVLGVAFDGTGWGDDSTIWGGEFLLSTATNYTRVAHLRPFRLPGGERAMREPWRVAVSLVTQVAGIDVASRLKLNREQIKPLLKIIKSKRLSPPTTSAGRLFDGVAALVLGIEQCDFEGQAAMSLEAVCDQSEPGCYEIPLQGSKPIQLDWRPLISQILKDRDASVPPAVMAMRFHRGLARAVAQLCYQFAPLPVVLGGGVFQNRCLVELLLEEFEENRQPLGLPGKIPPNDGGLAAGQLAVAISRGNLKGADQCA, encoded by the coding sequence ATGAACCAGCAGGTAATCGCTAATCAACAGAAATCAAAAGTGGCCGTGCAGTTGACTTTAACAGGACACGTCCAGGGAGTCGGATTGCGTCCCACAATAGCTCGTTGGGCACAGAAATTAAATTTAGCCGGCCAGATTTGCAATACCACACAAGGTGTCAAACTGATTGTTGAAGGCCCCGCAGATATTGTACAACGTTTTGAAAATGAATTAGACACACATTTGCCGAGCGGAGCTTACCTTGAAAAAAGTGCACGTGCAAATCTAAAGCCAAGTGCATTAATCAAATTTGAGATTATCGAGAGCGAAACAGAAGGCCCTCTTTCTACACAAGTTCCCCCCGATATCGCCGTTTGCGAGGAGTGTCTCTCTGAGATCACAAAACCAGAAGACCGTCGTTTTCATTACCCGATCACAAGCTGCACAAACTGTGGTCCCCGCTATTCAATCATCAAATCAATGCCTTATGAGCGAACACAAACCAGTATGTCAGAGTTTGCTCTGTGCCAGTGTTGCGAAACGGAGTACCAGTCTCCTGATGACCGACGGTTTCATGCACAAACCAACGCCTGCCCGGAATGTGGTCCCCATATCTGGTGCACCGATGCGAAGGGACGACAAATTGCCTGTCAGAATGAGGCAGTCAAAGCTGCGGCAACGGCATTGAAGCAGGGACAGATTGTGGCAATGCGTGGATTGGGCGGCTACCAATTTCTCATAGATGCGACATCAGAACGCGCCGTTAAAAAACTAAGGCAGCGAAAACATCGTTATGGGAAACCGCTGGCCGTGATGGTGAGTTCTATTGCAGAAGCTAAAACGCTGGTCTATCTGAATGAAGCCGAACGGTCTGCACTCACTAGCCCCGCCGCCCCGATTGTCCTGGTACAATCACGCTGTATTTCCAACCTGGCAAGCAGTATCAATCCCGGCTTGAATACATTGGGAGTCATGCTACCAACAACTCCTCTTCATTGGCTGTTGCTACAACAGTGCTCCTTCCCGTTAGTCGTCACCAGCGCAAATCGGGAGGGAGAACCGTTAGCTTATCAGAGGGAAAATATCAGTACAGAACTAAAATCGATAGCCGATCTTTGGCTGGAGCATGATCGTCCCATTACCCGTCCGATTGATGATAGCGTGGTGAGATGCATCGCGGGACGAAGCGTAGCAATCCGTATAGCTCGTGGCTTAGCACCCTTGCCCCTCGAACTGAAAAGCAGTGTCTCTCAAATCGCATTAGGCGGACATCAAAAAACAGCATTCGCGCTTTGCAACGGTCGTCAAAGCATGCTCGGTCCTCATATCGGTGATTTGGACAGTCTGGCGTCCTGCGAACGGTATCAAGAACAACTTCAGTCATTGAAACAACTATACGGCGTCTCACAAAGTTCATTGGTCTGTGATACTCATTCGAATTATTTCACTTCACAATGGGCGGCTCGCGAATCGGTTCCACTGGAAACGGTGCAGCATCATCATGCCCATATTGTTGCAGGCATGCTGGAACAGGGTTGGTTAGATCGCCAGGTATTGGGTGTCGCCTTTGATGGCACTGGCTGGGGCGATGATAGCACCATCTGGGGAGGAGAATTTTTGTTATCGACCGCTACCAACTATACCAGAGTGGCACACTTGAGACCGTTTCGTCTGCCAGGTGGAGAACGTGCCATGCGTGAACCGTGGCGCGTCGCCGTCTCGTTGGTCACACAGGTTGCTGGTATAGACGTTGCTTCCCGTTTGAAACTAAACAGAGAACAGATAAAACCGCTGCTGAAAATCATCAAGTCAAAGCGACTTTCACCTCCGACGACCAGTGCCGGTCGTCTGTTTGATGGTGTTGCTGCCCTCGTGCTGGGAATAGAACAGTGTGATTTTGAAGGACAGGCGGCAATGTCACTGGAAGCGGTCTGCGATCAATCTGAACCAGGATGTTATGAGATTCCCTTGCAAGGAAGCAAACCCATTCAACTTGACTGGCGGCCGTTGATCTCACAGATTTTAAAAGACCGTGATGCAAGCGTACCCCCGGCAGTGATGGCGATGCGATTTCATCGTGGGTTGGCGCGAGCGGTCGCTCAGCTCTGTTATCAGTTTGCCCCCCTGCCCGTTGTTCTGGGAGGGGGCGTCTTTCAGAATCGATGCCTGGTTGAGTTGTTGTTAGAAGAATTCGAAGAAAACAGACAGCCACTCGGATTGCCAGGCAAAATTCCTCCCAATGATGGCGGGTTGGCGGCAGGTCAACTCGCTGTAGCCATTTCTCGCGGAAATCTGAAAGGGGCAGACCAATGTGCTTAG
- the hypB gene encoding hydrogenase nickel incorporation protein HypB, translating to MNQRTIVVQRDVQADQKADAATERERLGRRGTLVVNLLSSPGAGKTTLLEATARHFAGRRSMAVLVGDLETDRDAKRLSPLVPVAQLTTGGACHLELSLVQRGLKALGDPEVDFLFIENVGNLVCPASHDLAEHLRVVLISTTEGDDKPGKYPKMFRTSQAMVITKLDLLPHVPFSVKAVTEDAHRIQPHLKVLANCALDGSGIASWCDFLEEQHQQQLATYHEPAGNR from the coding sequence ATGAACCAGCGCACAATTGTTGTACAACGCGATGTGCAAGCTGATCAGAAAGCGGATGCTGCTACAGAACGAGAGAGACTGGGACGCCGAGGGACGCTGGTTGTCAATCTACTCTCCTCGCCAGGCGCGGGAAAAACGACCTTACTGGAAGCAACAGCGCGGCATTTTGCTGGCCGCCGCAGTATGGCTGTGCTGGTAGGTGATCTTGAAACAGATCGCGATGCAAAACGTTTGTCGCCTCTCGTGCCAGTAGCACAGTTAACCACAGGGGGAGCCTGTCATCTGGAATTATCACTCGTGCAACGAGGACTGAAGGCGCTGGGCGATCCTGAAGTCGATTTTCTATTTATTGAAAATGTGGGCAATCTGGTTTGCCCGGCCTCACACGATCTGGCAGAACACTTGCGTGTCGTACTCATTAGTACGACGGAGGGAGACGATAAGCCAGGCAAATATCCGAAAATGTTCCGTACCAGTCAGGCAATGGTGATTACAAAACTGGATTTACTGCCACACGTTCCCTTTTCAGTAAAAGCGGTGACAGAAGATGCCCATCGTATTCAGCCTCATTTGAAAGTCTTAGCAAATTGTGCTTTGGATGGTTCCGGCATTGCAAGCTGGTGTGATTTTCTGGAAGAACAACATCAACAGCAATTGGCGACATATCATGAACCAGCAGGTAATCGCTAA
- a CDS encoding hydrogenase maturation nickel metallochaperone HypA, giving the protein MHERSLIRSLLRQVEQIVAVEGGGKVTEIRVQVGDLSGVEPLLFQTAFDDMVPSVFSSDCRLALEIVPVTAVCSECEHQFEIVDFQFRCPECQTKSVQVIQGDEVTLISVSINSNNSIEGVAS; this is encoded by the coding sequence ATGCATGAACGGTCTCTGATCCGGAGTTTATTACGGCAAGTGGAGCAAATCGTCGCAGTAGAAGGCGGCGGGAAGGTCACCGAAATTCGTGTGCAGGTGGGTGATTTGTCCGGTGTGGAACCACTTTTGTTTCAGACAGCGTTTGATGACATGGTTCCTAGTGTGTTTTCTTCCGACTGTCGATTGGCACTCGAAATCGTGCCAGTCACGGCGGTTTGTAGCGAATGTGAACATCAGTTTGAAATCGTTGATTTTCAGTTTCGTTGTCCTGAATGCCAGACGAAGTCGGTGCAGGTCATTCAGGGAGACGAAGTAACATTAATCAGCGTTTCCATTAATTCGAACAATTCAATCGAAGGAGTCGCATCATGA
- a CDS encoding hydrogenase maturation protease, producing the protein MKHQSRILVIGIGSPHGDDQVGWEIAKQIQDRGSEFVDVRLARTPDDLIDWLEGIKQLVICDACQGAGDVGTHHHWEWPSDQLETMTWSGTHHVSLPTVLALAEQLGRLPTLVQIWGVEIEQTQPGDSMSDPVKAGAILVAETICQELSIPIKKSEIQHA; encoded by the coding sequence ATGAAGCATCAATCCCGGATTTTGGTCATAGGCATCGGCAGCCCCCACGGCGATGATCAAGTCGGTTGGGAGATTGCAAAGCAGATTCAAGATAGGGGCAGCGAGTTCGTTGATGTCCGTCTGGCGCGAACGCCCGATGATTTAATCGACTGGCTGGAGGGAATAAAACAATTGGTGATTTGCGATGCTTGCCAGGGTGCGGGAGATGTAGGTACTCACCACCACTGGGAATGGCCCTCTGACCAACTGGAAACAATGACATGGTCGGGAACACACCATGTTTCGTTACCCACTGTCCTCGCATTGGCCGAACAACTGGGCCGACTTCCCACTTTGGTTCAAATTTGGGGTGTCGAAATTGAACAGACACAGCCTGGTGACTCAATGTCTGATCCAGTGAAGGCAGGAGCAATTCTGGTCGCAGAGACAATCTGTCAAGAACTATCGATACCCATAAAAAAGTCTGAGATCCAACATGCATGA
- a CDS encoding Ni/Fe hydrogenase subunit alpha, whose protein sequence is MGNRTIKVETLTRVEGEGGLYIRLNGEAVDEVRLEIYEPPRLFEALLRGRPLEDVPDITARICGICPVAYQMSSVHALEAALEVTVSPEIRRLRRLLYCGEWIESHGLHMHLLHAPDFLGFDSGLEMAKQFPDEVNRGLRLKKHGNQLVDMLGGRAIHPINVCVGGFYRLPTRKEVHKLIPDFEWGLNAAIETTRWVAGFDFPDFESPDCEYISLSHPDEYPMNAGVMKTSRGDTIDVANYEAEFEEQQVPHSTALHAIRKSTGRPYLLGPLARINLNRDKLSPSAQKLADEIKLEPLCCNPHKGIIARGLEIIHAYEEALMILRDQTLKGKSRASYEYQAGEGLSATEAPRGTLFHRYIVDKDGKIVEASIVPPTSQNQAQIETDLKQWISHVISNDERETARKCENLVRAYDPCISCSTHFLNVKIERT, encoded by the coding sequence ATGGGTAACCGTACAATCAAAGTTGAAACATTGACGCGGGTCGAAGGCGAAGGCGGTCTCTATATTCGTTTGAATGGAGAGGCCGTTGACGAAGTGCGATTAGAAATTTATGAACCGCCGCGCCTGTTCGAAGCTCTATTACGCGGCCGACCTCTGGAAGATGTTCCCGATATTACGGCGCGGATCTGTGGAATTTGCCCGGTCGCCTATCAGATGAGTAGCGTGCATGCATTAGAAGCTGCTTTGGAAGTGACAGTTTCACCAGAGATCCGCCGTCTGCGACGATTGCTCTATTGTGGTGAATGGATTGAAAGTCACGGTTTACACATGCACTTATTGCATGCGCCAGACTTCCTGGGATTCGACAGTGGACTGGAAATGGCGAAACAGTTCCCGGACGAAGTCAATCGAGGGCTGCGTTTGAAAAAACATGGCAATCAACTCGTCGATATGCTGGGAGGGCGAGCCATTCATCCCATCAATGTTTGTGTTGGCGGTTTTTATCGTCTGCCAACACGAAAAGAAGTCCATAAATTGATTCCTGATTTTGAATGGGGGTTGAATGCAGCCATCGAAACAACACGCTGGGTTGCCGGTTTTGATTTCCCTGACTTCGAATCCCCTGATTGTGAATACATCTCACTTTCGCATCCCGATGAATATCCGATGAATGCAGGAGTCATGAAAACCAGTCGTGGTGACACGATCGATGTGGCTAATTATGAAGCAGAATTTGAAGAACAACAGGTTCCGCATTCCACGGCCTTACATGCGATTCGAAAGTCAACGGGACGCCCTTATTTACTGGGGCCGTTAGCGCGCATCAATCTGAATCGGGACAAACTCTCTCCCTCCGCACAAAAACTGGCAGACGAAATCAAGCTGGAGCCTTTATGCTGCAATCCGCATAAAGGGATTATTGCGCGGGGACTGGAGATCATCCACGCTTACGAAGAAGCGTTAATGATCCTGCGAGATCAAACACTAAAAGGGAAATCGCGTGCGTCATACGAGTATCAAGCCGGCGAGGGATTGTCTGCAACCGAAGCACCGCGCGGAACCCTCTTTCATCGGTATATTGTCGATAAAGATGGTAAGATTGTTGAAGCATCGATTGTTCCACCGACTTCACAAAACCAGGCTCAAATTGAAACAGATTTAAAACAATGGATCTCGCATGTCATCAGTAATGATGAACGAGAAACAGCCCGCAAATGTGAAAACCTGGTCCGTGCGTATGATCCCTGCATCAGTTGTTCCACTCATTTTCTGAATGTCAAAATAGAACGCACTTAG
- a CDS encoding oxidoreductase, which yields MGKPKLGVFKFASCDGCQLSLLDAEDQLLAVAEAVDIVHFPEASSRLESGPYDIALIEGSITTPHDVERIQQIRGDSKFLMTIGACATAGGIQALRNGADTSEFMQAVYATPEYIQVLDQSTPIAEHVKVDFELRGCPINQYQLIEVIQSLLAGRTPRTPKHSVCLDCKRRGTVCVTVAQGIACLGPVTQSGCDAICPSYHRGCYGCYGPAAQPNLVSLSTQTLKTGVSPAEAAHRLQNFNVSAPAFHKESQRLTDQAREQN from the coding sequence GTGGGAAAACCAAAACTTGGTGTTTTTAAATTTGCCTCCTGCGATGGTTGCCAATTATCACTGCTGGATGCTGAAGATCAGTTGCTTGCTGTTGCGGAAGCAGTCGACATTGTCCATTTCCCTGAAGCAAGCAGCCGACTGGAATCGGGTCCCTATGATATTGCACTGATCGAAGGTTCCATCACAACCCCACACGATGTAGAACGAATTCAGCAAATCCGCGGCGACTCGAAGTTTTTGATGACAATCGGCGCCTGTGCGACTGCAGGTGGAATCCAGGCACTACGCAATGGCGCTGATACGAGTGAATTCATGCAAGCCGTCTATGCGACCCCTGAATACATTCAGGTTTTAGACCAATCAACGCCGATTGCCGAACATGTGAAGGTCGATTTTGAGTTACGGGGTTGCCCCATCAATCAATATCAATTAATCGAAGTCATTCAGTCATTATTGGCAGGCCGAACTCCACGTACCCCCAAACATAGCGTTTGTCTCGATTGTAAACGCCGTGGAACGGTTTGCGTGACCGTCGCTCAGGGAATCGCCTGCCTGGGACCTGTCACGCAGTCCGGCTGTGATGCGATTTGCCCCAGTTATCACCGGGGTTGTTATGGCTGTTATGGTCCCGCTGCTCAGCCAAATCTGGTAAGCTTGAGCACACAGACACTCAAAACAGGCGTTTCTCCAGCAGAAGCTGCTCACAGACTGCAAAACTTCAACGTCTCTGCACCTGCCTTTCATAAAGAGAGCCAGCGGTTAACGGATCAGGCCAGGGAGCAGAACTGA
- a CDS encoding FAD/NAD(P)-binding protein: protein MNSACSTTGEDSITQANSWVPHTAVIRKVTHEVNEVSTYHLALSDPALAKAYRFEPGQFNMLYVPGAGESAISMSGDPDSPETLAHTIRFAGNVTRSIATMEVGDTLGLRGPFGTSWPLEKCVGKDVILVAGGIGLPPLRPLIHRLLVERQRFGQLHLLYGARSPDMRLYTKEYRDWSEKGLLIKETVDRKNLGWQGNVGVVSMLLERLEPFDPAHSILMICGPELMMRFTARAAMQRGMTPEQIWVSTERNMQCAIGLCGHCQLGPEFICKDGPIFRYDQISPYLIVEGL, encoded by the coding sequence ATGAATTCCGCTTGTTCAACAACAGGAGAAGACAGCATTACGCAAGCCAATTCCTGGGTACCGCATACGGCGGTGATTCGTAAAGTCACACATGAAGTCAACGAAGTCAGTACCTATCATTTGGCGCTATCTGATCCTGCGCTTGCCAAAGCATACCGTTTCGAGCCCGGACAATTCAATATGTTGTACGTGCCAGGCGCGGGTGAGTCGGCGATTTCAATGAGTGGCGATCCTGATTCACCGGAAACTCTGGCACATACGATTCGGTTTGCGGGAAATGTGACACGCAGTATCGCAACTATGGAAGTAGGTGATACCTTGGGACTCAGAGGCCCCTTTGGTACGAGTTGGCCTTTGGAAAAGTGTGTCGGCAAAGATGTCATTCTGGTAGCAGGAGGCATTGGATTACCACCGCTTCGTCCGCTCATTCATCGTCTGCTGGTTGAGCGACAGCGATTCGGACAACTGCATTTACTCTACGGTGCACGATCTCCCGATATGCGACTTTACACCAAAGAATATCGTGACTGGTCTGAGAAAGGTCTGTTGATTAAAGAAACAGTAGATCGAAAAAATCTCGGTTGGCAGGGGAATGTCGGAGTGGTGTCCATGCTATTGGAACGCTTAGAACCATTCGACCCTGCTCATTCGATACTCATGATTTGTGGACCGGAGCTGATGATGCGATTTACCGCCAGAGCAGCAATGCAACGCGGAATGACGCCCGAACAAATCTGGGTTTCCACGGAACGAAACATGCAATGTGCGATCGGCCTGTGTGGACATTGCCAACTGGGTCCGGAATTTATTTGCAAGGATGGCCCCATTTTTCGCTACGATCAGATTTCGCCTTATTTAATCGTGGAGGGACTCTAA